Within Amycolatopsis sp. cg5, the genomic segment GGAACGTTTTTTACGGGATTAGCCCGTTCAGAGCACGAAAGAGTCCGACCAAGGCTGGGAAGCACGCCCGGACAACGCATCCAGGAGCGTCACCGCCTGCTTGTCGGTCAACGAAGCCACGAAGTCGACCACGGCGCGGCCCCGCGCCAGCGCGCGCACGGCGTCGGGTCCGTCCACCCGGTCCCCGGTCGCGCCGACCAGCAATTCCGGCGTGGTGCGGGCGAGTTCGCGATATTCGCCATGTGCAAGTTCCACCAAGTCGTGCAACCTGCGCGGCAGCCGGAACACCTCGTCGCGGTCACCGAGCCACGCTTCGAGCGCGTCGACCAGAGTGGACACCAGCGCCGCCTGCCCGCGCTGGTGCAGCGCGAGATCGGGGCGCAGCAGCACGAACCGGCGATGCACGAACTTCAGCACCTGAACCTCGTGCCATTGCGCGGTGTTCAACGTGACGTGCCCCGACCGCGGCGGCGGCGAGGCGATCAGCGAAACACCTTCCACGAGCCTGGACGTCCACTGCGCGGAGAACGCCGCAGTCGCCTGTTCGGCGTCGAGCGAACCGTCGAAAGCGCTGCCGAGCAGGCCTTCCACCAACGCTTCACGGACACGCGCCACCGCTTCGCCGAACGCGTCGTCGTCGACGATCCACGAGTCCTTCATGTGCAGGCGCCTGCGCAGCCGTTCGAGCGAGTACCCGGGGCGGCGGCTCCGTTCGGACACCGTCGCGTCGTCCAACCGGGACAGTTCGCTGCGATGTTCGGCCCACTCGCCGAGCTCGGCGGCCACGGTCGCGTGCTGCAGCACGCCGATGCGGTGGAAGTCCTGCAGGTCGTGGATGGCGTACGCGATGTCGTCGGCGGTGTCCATCACAGACGCTTCGACCGTCTGCTGCCAGTACTCGATCCTGGCCGCGAACGGCGCGCGCGCCTGCGCGAAGTCGTCGAGTTCGGTCACATAGGCGGAGAACTTGCTCGATCCGGTGCCCGGCGCGTCGTCCGGCTCGGCCGCGCCGCGCGGCGGAACCCCCATCGTGGACGGATGCGGCGACGGCACGTGCAGCCGGGCCCACGGGTACTTGAGCACCGCGGCGCGCACGGCCGAGGTCAGGTCCAGCCCGGCCGCGGACGGCCCTCGCACGTCGGTGGTGGTGATGATCCGGAGCGTCTGCGCGTTGCCCTCGAACCCGTCGGCGAGCCCGAACCGGTTGCGCGCGATGCGGTCCAGCGTCCGCTCGCCGAGATGCCCGAACGGCGGATGCCCGAGATCGTGCGCGAGCGAGGCGGCCTCGACGACGTCCGGGTCGAGCCCGCCGAGCTTCTGCGCCAGGTCGGCGTCGGCCGAGGCGTTGATCCGCTCCGCGATGGCGCGCGCGACCTGCGCGACCTTGATGCTGTGCGTCAGCCGGTTGTGCAGCAGGCCGGAGCCGCCCGCGCTGACCACCTGGGTGACCCCGCCTAGCCTGGCGAAGAACGGCGAGACGGCGATGCGGTCCCGGTCCGCGCGAGACGGGCTGCCCGCCAGGTCGGCGAACCCGGCGGTCTCGCCGTCGGGGTCGCGCCGATGATCACGCGGGTCGAGTGCGGCCATGCGCATCACCGTATCCCTCACGGCCATGATTCGATCGGCGACGTGCCTGATGTCGTGATCGCCGGAGCGGGACCCGCGGGCTGGGCGCTGGCGTCGGCCTGCGCGCGGCTCGGCCTGGACACCACCCTCGTCGACCCTGCGCCTCTTAAGCCTTGGCAAGCCACTTACGGACTGTGGGCCGACGAGTTCCCGGACGTCCCGGTCGCGGCGTCGCCGTCGGTCACGCTCGCGCACGGGACCACCGAGCACCGGCTCGATCGGCGCTATCTGGTGGTGGACAACGCCGCACTTCGTGAATCGCTGACCGACCCGCGGGTGGATGTCCGGATCGGACAGGTCACCGGCGCGGCCGTCGGGCCGCGTGGGGCGACGGTGACCTTGCGCGAGGGCGGCCCGATCGCCGCCGCGGTGGCCGTCGACGCGACGAGTCATCGCCGCGCGCTCTCCGGCGGGCCGGTCCGCTGCACCGAGCAGACCGCGTACGGCGTGAAGCTGAGCGCCGAGGAAGCGTCGCGGCTGGTCCCCGAGGACACCGCCGTCTTCATGGACTGGGGCTCGGCGGGCACCTTTCTCTATGCGCTCCCGCTCGGCGACGGTCGCGTCCTCGTCGAAGAGACCTGCCTCGCGCGCCGCCCGGGACTGCCCGTCGAGGTGCTCGCGGGGCGGCTGCACGCCCGGCTGGCCGCCGCCGGGATCGCCGTGCCCGACGACGTGGAACGCGTGCGCATCCCGCTGGACCTGCCGCGTCCGCGTGGTCTCGCGTTCGGTGTCGCCGCCGGGCTCGTGCATCCGGCGACGGGATACAGCCTCGCGGCTTCGCTCCAGCTCGCCCCTTTTGTCGCCTCGGCGCTGGCGGACGGGCTGGGCGTGAACCCGGTCGCCGCCGTGCGCGCCGCGCGCGACGTGATCTGGTCGCCGCGTGCCCGAGCCGTGCACGCGTTGCGCCGCTACGGTCTGCGTGCGCTGCTGCGGATGCCGCCGGACCGTCTCGCCGAGTTCTTCGAACTGTTCTTCCGGCTGCCGATCAAGAGCCAGCGGGCGTTCACCTCCGGCCGCGAAGATCTCACCGGCACCGCCACGATGATGGCGGAACTTTTCCGTACGGCCCCGTGGGCGGTCCGGCGGCTGCTGATCGGGTGAACGCCGATGCCAACGAAATGAACATCAGCCGACTTCGATTTCCCTTTCGCCTGGCAGCGGCCACCATCGAAACGTGGGTATCGCCGCGAGTGTCCTCGAGAACACGGTCCGGTTCGCCTTCCAGCCGCTCTACAGCCTGCACTCCGGCGGCGTCGTCGCGCTGGAAGCGCTGGCGCGCCCCGACAAGGGGACGGCGCGCGGCATGCTGGCCACCGCCAGCCGCGAAGGCAGGCTCACCGAGACCGACATCGCGCTGGCCGCCGAGGCGGTCAAGCAGGAAGCCGAGCACCACACGCTCCTGCCACTGCACATCAACCTGACCGCGCCGTCGCTCGCCGCGCCCAAGCACGACTTCGAGCCGCTGCTCGAGGCACTGCTCAACGCGGGCAGGCGCACCCGTGAGGTCGTGCTCGAAATCGGGCCGCCGTTCTCCTACCTCAGGGCCGACAAGGCGCTCGCGGGCATGCAGCGGCTCAGCGAACTCGGCTTCCGCCTCGCGCTCGACGGCCTCGGCCAGGGCGACCTCCCACTCGGCCTGCTCTCCACCGCGCCGATCGACCTGCTCAAACTCGACCGCAGCGTGCTGCGCAGGCTGCCGGACGACCCGTCGGCCATCGCCGTGGTCGAGGCGCTGCTGCACTTCACCTCCCGCACGCACACCCGGCTCGTCGCCACCGGCATCGAGACCGAGGAGCAGCTCGACGCCGCGGGCAAGCTCGGCGTCCGCATCGCGCAGGGCCATCTCTTCGCGCCGGCCGGTCCCGAGCTCGAACTCGCCGGCCTGACCGGCGCGGCCATGCCCGAGCCCGACCAGCGGCTCGCGCCGGGCCCGCACACCGCGCCCCGCGTCCGCGATTTCCTGCGCCCGGCGAGCACCCTGCCGTCGACGGCGACCTGTGAGGACGTCCGCGAGGTGCTGGCGGCGGCCGACGGGCCGTCCGGCATCGTCGGCGTCGACGAGCACTACCGTCCACAATGGTCGATCAACCGCACGCGTTTCCTTTTGGCCGTAACAGGTCCGTACGGCCACGCGCTGCACGCCAAGCGCGGCGCCGAGCGCCTCGCCGACGCGCCGCACACCATTCACGCCGAGGCGAGCGCGCTCGAGTTCCTGGAGCTGGTGACCGACGCCGACTGGAGCCGCACCGGCGACGACGTGATCGTCGTCGACGACACCGGCCGCTGCCTCGGCGTCGTGCTGGTGACCGAGGTCGTGCGCGGCGTCGCCGAGGTCAAGGTCGAGGAGGCCGCGGCGCTGAGCCCGCTCACCCGGCTGCCCGGCAGCGACACGGTGGCCCGCGACGTCGACCGCCGTATCGCGCAGGGCGAGCCGTTCGTGGCGGCCTGGCTCGATGTGGACTCGTTCAAGACGGTCAACGACACCATGGGGTTCGCGGCGGGCGACGACCTGATCCGCGCGCTCGGCCGCACGCTCACCGAGCTGGCCTCGCGCATGCGCCGGATGACCGTCAGCCACGTCGGCGGCGACGATTTCCTGGTCGCCTGCGACGTCGACGAGATCGGCACCGTCGCGGGCACGCTGCTGGACACCCCGTGGTCGGCCGAAGGCATGCCGGTGACGGTGTCGCTGGCGACGCTCGTGTGCGGCAGCCGCACGATCGGGTCCTATCGCGAAGTGTCCCGCCTGCTCGCGCCGCTGAAGAAGCGCGCGAAGGCCGTGCCGGGGTCGAGCTGGGTGCTCGGCAGGCCGGGCGCCGACCGCATCGAGGTCATGCGCGGCATCGGCAAGCAACGCGACCGGCGGCTCACTCAGCCGGCGTGACGAACCCCGACTCGTAGGCCCGGATCACGGCCTGCGTGCGATCGCGCGCGCCGAGCTTCGCGAGCACGTTGCCGACGTGGGTCTTGACCGTTTGCACGCCGAGGAAGAGCGCGCTCGCGATCTCTCCATTGGACAGCCCGCTCGCGACCAGCCGCAGCACTTCCCGCTCGCGCTCGGTGAGGTTCGCGCGCGCCAGCCGATCGCCGCCCGGCTGGCTGTTCCCGGCCGCCAGCCGCCGGATCGCCGCCGGGAACAGCAGCGACTCCCCCGCGTGCACCGTCCGGATGGCGCCGACGATCTCCTCGCCCCGCGCGCGCTTGAGCACGAATCCGCTCGCGCCGACCCGCAGCGCGTCGTAGACGTAGTCGTCGTTCTCGAAGGTGGTCACCACGATCACCTTCGGCGGCTTTTCGGTGGCGGACAGCAGATGCGCGGTCGCGGTGATGCCGTCCACGTCGGCCATCCGCACGTCCATCAGCACCACGTCCGGCCGCAGTTTCGCCACCAGGCCCGGTACCTCGGCGCCGTCGGCCGCCTCGCCGACCACCGCGAGATCCGGCTCGGAGTCGACGATCGCCCGCAGCCCGGCCCTGATCAGCTGCTCGTCGTCGACCAGCAGCACCCCGATCGTGCTCACCATGCCAGCCTCACCCGCACCTCCCAGCGATCGCCTTCACGCCCTGCCGTGAACTCCCCGCGCAGCACCTCGACCCGTTCCGCGATCCCCCGCAGTCCCCGGCCGCCGGAGCGCCGCGCGCCGGGTTCGGCGGCGCCCAGCGGATTGCCGACCGTGATCTCCAGCCGTCCCGGCGCGGCGTCGACGACCAGCCCGACCGGGACCTTACCGGCGTGCCGCAGCACATTGGTCAGGCATTCCTGCACGATCCGGTAAGCCTCCCGCGACACCACTGGCGGCACCGCGGTCAGGTCACCACGAAGGTCGGCTTCGACGTCGATCCCGGCGAGTCCCGTCGCCTGCAACAACGAGGGCAGCTCGGCGAGCCCCGCCTGCGGCGTCCGCGTCTGCCGGGATTCCTCCCGCAGCAGCCCGAGCACATGGTCGAGATCGTCGAGCGCCGACCTCGCGGATTCCTCGATGGCTTCCAGCGCCTTCTCGGTGAATTCGAGATCGGTGCGCAGCGTGCGCCGTGCGGCGCCTGCCTGGATGGTCACCACGCTCAGTGCGTGCCCGACCGAATCGTGCAGCTCGCGTGCGAGCCGGTTGCGCTCGGCGAGCTGCCCGGCGCGGCGTTCCAGTTGCGCGATCCGCTCGGCGGCGGTCACGTCGAACAGCCGCCGCGCGGCTTTGGCGAGCATGCCGCCCGCCGCCCACACAAGGTAGATCAGCGCGATGAGCGAAACGAACAGCAAGGCGGGCAGCCAGGTGCCCGCCCATCCTTTTTGGACCTTGGTGGTGTCGGGACCGGTGCCGATCGACAGTTCGCCGGTGAACAGCCCTGCGACGGAAAACGCCAGCAGCACAGGCAAAGCGAGACTGAGCAGGCTGACGACGCCGCCGACGAGCACGTGCGCCATGAACATCGCGGCCATGCGCACCCGGCCGGTGCCTTTGCCGAACGTCGCGTCCGGCACCGGATCGTCGAGCATCTCCCGGATCGCGGCGCCTTCGAGCACCCGCACGGCGGGGATCAGCGAGGACGCGGCCATCACCACGAGCGCGAGCCCGCCGCCGATCGGCAGCGCGTACCCGAAACTCGTGACCACCGGCAGCAGCGAAGGCGCCAGCACCGACGCGAGCAGCAGGTACGGCACGAGCAACGCACCGCCGAGGATGAAGTACGTCCATCGGCGGTACGTCGCCCGGTCGAGCACCGGCCCCAGTATCCGCACGTCATGATCGTCGCAGACGCGCGAACCGGTCGCCTCACTCCAGGGAGGGAACTATCTCGGGAGGGATCTAGGAGACGGTCTTGAACTCCTGAGCGGCGGCGGTCAGCCCGTTGATGAAGTTCTGCTTCACCTGCGCGGATTCCCTCGCGTCCGGCTTGGCGTTCAGGCACGACGTGCCGGGGCCGTGGCCGGACATGAGCTCCGAGCACGGCCCGGTGTAGTGGTCGGGCAGGCCCAGGTTGTGGCCGATCTCGTGCGCGATGATCCGGGTCGGGCTGTACTGGCCCGCCTGCACGGTGTCGATCACGATCGTGCCGCGCCCGTGGCCGTTGGTGTTCGTGTACGAGCCGCCACCGCTGACCTGGCGGAAGGTGATGGTGCCGGTGCTGCGCTTCACCAGCTTCACGTTCGGCACGGCGGCGTTCCAGTTGGCGATGGACTGGTCGAGCTGCGCCTGATAGCCCGGCAGGCCCGCCGGGTTGAGGTAGATGGTGGTGGTGACCGCCGCCTCCGCGCCGGGTGCGGAGACCAGCACCGGTGCCGCGATGGCCATGGCGACCCCGAATGCGCGCGCGAAACCCCGTCCGTTCATTGTTTTCTCCCCTTCACTGCCTGGGCGGAATGTGGGAAAGAAAGCAACCGCGCTCGACGACGTTAGGGCTCGATTCATGACGACGGCCACGTCCGAAAGTAGGGGACTCACTCCCGAGAGGGAGGTGCGCCCACCTCGGGTACCGGGCGCACGCGGCGATTCGATGGTCTGATCTCGCGGTGACCTCGTTGCTGCTCGGGCTGCTGACCCTGCCGACCTACCTGCTGATGCTGTGGCCGCTGGTCGCCGCGTCCCGCCGGGTCCTCGGCGTGCACATCCGCGCGTCGCGCGCGCTGCTCGGCGCCGGCTTCGGCTGGCTGACCGCGGGCGGGGTGCTGGCCGCGATGCCGCAGGACGCGATCCGGAACCCGAAACTCTTCGCCGCGCTGCTGATTCCCGTGGCGGGCAGCGCTTTCCTCGCGACGCTGCTGTTCCTCTTCGTCGCCGAGTTCGCGGCGCCGAGCGGCGAAGGCATCGGCCTGCTCGGCCGCCTTCGGTCGGTCCGCAACCGCATCGGCCGCGCCCGCCGCTACTCGCAGATCAGCCGGATCGCGGTGCGCCACGGCCTCGGCCCGTACCTCACCGGCCGCCGCGACCCCGGCGCCGCGCGCTACGCGAAATTGGCCCGTTCCCTGCGCCAAGCCCTCGAGGAAAGCGGAGTCACCTTTGTCAAACTTGGGCAATTGCTGTCGACTCGTCCTGATTTGCTACCGCCGGTTTTCATCGACGAATTGAGCAAACTGCAAGACCAGGTCGCCCAAGCACCCGCGGCCGAAGTGCAGCAGCTCCTGCGTGACGAACTCGGCGCGCCTCCCGAAGAGGTCTTCGCCGAATTCGACCCCACGCCCCTCGCCGCAGCGTCCATCGCCCAGGTCTACCGCGCGAAACTGCGCTCCGGCGAGGAAGTGGTCGTCAAGGTCCAGCGCCCCGGCGTCCAGCAGATCGTCGACCGCGACCTCGACATCGTCCGCCGCGTCGCCGCCTCACTCGACCAGCGCGCGAAATGGGCGCAGGCGCTCGGCGTCATCGACCTCGCCGAAGGCTTCGCCGAGGCACTGGCCGAAGAGCTCGACTTCCGCGTCGAGGCCCGCAACATCGCGGCCGTGTCCGCGGCCTACGACTCCGCCGAGATCGGCCTGCCCACCGTCCACAAAGAACTGTCCACGGACCGCGTGCTGGTCATGCGCCGCCTCGACGGCGTCCCGCTCGCCGCCGCGAAGAACACCGTGCCCGCCGAAAACCGTGCGGCGCTGGCCAAGTCCCTTCTCGATTGCCTGCTGCGCCAGGTGATGCTGCACGGGGTGTTCCACGCGGACCCCCATCCCGGCAACGTGCTCCTGCTCGCCGACGGCAGGCTCGGCCTCCTCGACTTCGGTTCGGTCGGCAGACTGGACTCCAGCCTGCGCGGCGGCCTCCAGAACCTCCTGCTCGCACTCGACCGAGGCGACGCCGCCGCCATGCGCGACGGCCTGCTCGAGATCGTCGACCGCCCCGACGAGATCGACGAGCGCCGCCTCGAACGCGCACTCGGCGCGCTGGTCGCCAAGCACTTCCACCACGGCCAGGCCCCGGACGTCGAGATGTTCACCGACCTGTTCCGCGTGGTCGCCGAGTTCAGGCTCGCCGTACCCGCTCCGGTCGCGGCGGTGTTCCGCGCACTCGCCACGATGGAGGGCACCCTCGCACTGCTCTCGCCGGGCTTCGACATCGTCGTCGAATCACGCGCCTTCGCGACCGCGCGGATCGGCGCGGGCCTGCGCCCGGATTCCCTGCGCCGCACCGTGTCCGACGAGCTCATGACGTTGCTCCCGGTGATCCGCCGCCTCCCCCGCCGCTTGGACCGCATCGGCAGCGCGCTCGAGGAGGGCAGGCTTTCGGTCAACGTCCGCCTGTTCTCCGACGAGCGCGACCGCAAGGTGATCACCGGCCTGGTGCACGAGCTCCTGCTCGCGTTCGTCGGCGCCGCGACCGGCCTCATGGCGGTGCTGCTGCTGACGAGCACCGGCGGCCCGCGCGTCACGGCGAACCTCACACTCAACCAAGCATTCGGCTACAACCTCCTGGTGATCAGCGCCCTGGTGGGCCTGCGGCTGCTTTTCGTCGTCTTCCGGCAGCACGGACCGCGAACACGAGCACCCCGATGACACCGACACCCGCGACGATCCCGCCGAGCATCACCAGCGTCCGCAGCCCGGCCAACTCAGTGTCCACATCGGACTTGGCGCCCAGCCCGGCGTCGGCGAACACCGGCGTCGGCTCCAGCATCGTCGGTGTCATGACGTTCCCGGTCGCGACCACGCGGCCGCGCAGGTCCGACAGCTTGACGCTCCCACCGCCGGACTCGTTGGCGGACAGCCGCGAATCGGCGGCGGCACCACGGTCGTCACCGGCCAGGAACACCGAGTCCGGGGCCACCGTGGTCTCGAACTCCATTTGACCCAGGTCCGGGATGGTCGCGTACGGCTCGACGATCTCCTTGCCGTTCACGCGGATGTGTCCCTTTTCCGCGCAGCACGCGATCTTGTCCCCGGCAACGCCGATGATCCGAGTGACACCCATGCCCTGAGGCGTAGTGGGCTGCCCGGTAAGCGCGCCCAAGTCCACGATCACGATGTCCCCGCGCCGGTACTCGGTCGTGTCCTTGGCGAGCAGCATGGAGGTCTTGGTGAAAGTCGACCCCATGGCGCCGCCCGAGTACGCCAGCCGCTGGTAACCGAGCATGCTCACGAAGCCGTACCCGGCCAAGCCGAGCCCGACGAGGGTCACGACGATCATGGACAACAGCGCCACGGGCAACCGTCTTTTGGACACCGGGCGAGGAGGTGGGCTGAACGCGTTTTCGATCACTCCCGCATCTTAAGTACGTGGTCCGACAATTCGGGGCGGATCAGGCCAGCCGCACGCGCTCGTCGATCAGATGCGTCGGCTCACCGAGAGAATGGCCATCCACCGCGACGTTGAGTGTGTCGAGGCGGTAGCTCCAGGAGCCATCGCAACATCCGACGAAACGGTAGTTGATCTGCCAGCTCAGCCGCTCGCCCTTCGCCAGCCGGACCAGCGGCGGGCGGTAACGCCGAAACGGCTGACCGCGCGAGGAGAGGTGAGGTCGGACGTGAAGCAGACCGTCTTCCTCCCGCAGCAGCACATCCGCCGGAAGTTCCGCGCCCGTACTCATGCGCGGCTCGAACCCATCCCGCTCATCCATCAGCACTTCATGCACCGATTGCCCACGCGGCAAGGGAAACACAGTCGGGACGACATTCCGCCGCGCGGTTCCAGCTCCGCCTCGTGACGCCTTGGTCCACGACGTGCGCACCCACTGGACCCGTAACTCCATCGAGTGATTCTCGCACTTTTGTACGCCATGCGCACAGATTTTGTGGCGGCCAGTGTCTTATGTCTCTACATTCGAACTTGTGAGCGAACCACGAAGACACAGTCCCTACACAGGCCAGCCGCCCTCGGCGCTTCTCACGGCAGACCTGTCCCTACTGAGCGCCGATGAACACCTCAACGTGATCGCCGCGGCCGACGAAGCCCGGTCGATGGCCGAAGCCGCGTACCTGCGCGGTGTCAACGGCTTCGCCGAGTCGATCGACGACCCGCGAGAGGCCGTGGACCTCCTGGCGGTGGAGCGCAAGATCTCCACCGTACGCGCGGACCGCGACATCTCCTTGGCACACAAGCTGCTCCACCTGCTCCCCTCGACCTTCGCGGCGCTGGCCGACGGCAGGCTCAACCGCGCCCGCGTCGACATGATCGACCGCGCCACCCAAGGCTTGTCCGACGAGACCGCCCGCGCCGTCGACGACGCGATCAGCAGGCTGGCCTGGCTCAAGAACCCACAGCAGCTCGGCTATCTGTTGCGCCGCACCATCCTCGCCATCGACCCACTCGGAGCAGCCCGCCGCCGGGCCGCGGCGAAGAAGAACCGCAACGTCTCCGTCGAAAACGACTACGACGGAATGGCCACTCAGCACTGGCACGACACGGCCGAGAACGTCCTCGCGGTCCAAGACCGCATCGACACCATCGCCCGCGAGTTCAACCACAAAGGCGATCCACGCTCGATGGACGAACTCCGCGCCGACATCCTGCGAGACCTGTTGCTGGGCAAGTACTCCAGCAAAACCGTCGCCCACGTCTACGTCACAGGCAACGCCTCGACCATCCTCGGCCTCGACAACCTCCCCGGCACAGTCCGTGGCCATGGCGCCATCACCGCCGACCAGCTCCGCGAGATCGCGTTGGGCCTTCAAGCCACTTGGACCGGTGTCCTCGTCGACGACGGCGGCTTCCCCAAGAAGATGGCCGAGGAGAAGTACCGCCCCAGCGCGGCGCTCAAGGAATTCGTCCAACTTCGCGACAACACGTGCACCTTCCCGGCGTGCGACCGAGTCGCCGACAAGACCGACTACGACCACCTGAAGCCGTGGAACCGCAACGGTCCTACCGACAGCGACAACGGCCGCTGCGAATGCCGGCGCCATCACCGCGCCAAGCATTCCGGCCGCTGGAAGGTCGAGGTCGGATCCGACGGCGAGGACATCTGGACCTCGGCCACCACCCTGCGCAGCTACTCGAAGGCCCGCGAGCCGCTGGTCTACGCGATGCCGACGAGCCCGATCACCGAAGACTCAGAGCCGTCCTGACAAGCCAACGTCCGAGCGAAGCCGCCGACCGCAGGCTCTTGCCAGCCTCAGAAGTAGGAACTA encodes:
- a CDS encoding sensor histidine kinase; translated protein: MRILGPVLDRATYRRWTYFILGGALLVPYLLLASVLAPSLLPVVTSFGYALPIGGGLALVVMAASSLIPAVRVLEGAAIREMLDDPVPDATFGKGTGRVRMAAMFMAHVLVGGVVSLLSLALPVLLAFSVAGLFTGELSIGTGPDTTKVQKGWAGTWLPALLFVSLIALIYLVWAAGGMLAKAARRLFDVTAAERIAQLERRAGQLAERNRLARELHDSVGHALSVVTIQAGAARRTLRTDLEFTEKALEAIEESARSALDDLDHVLGLLREESRQTRTPQAGLAELPSLLQATGLAGIDVEADLRGDLTAVPPVVSREAYRIVQECLTNVLRHAGKVPVGLVVDAAPGRLEITVGNPLGAAEPGARRSGGRGLRGIAERVEVLRGEFTAGREGDRWEVRVRLAW
- a CDS encoding snapalysin family zinc-dependent metalloprotease yields the protein MNGRGFARAFGVAMAIAAPVLVSAPGAEAAVTTTIYLNPAGLPGYQAQLDQSIANWNAAVPNVKLVKRSTGTITFRQVSGGGSYTNTNGHGRGTIVIDTVQAGQYSPTRIIAHEIGHNLGLPDHYTGPCSELMSGHGPGTSCLNAKPDARESAQVKQNFINGLTAAAQEFKTVS
- a CDS encoding deoxyguanosinetriphosphate triphosphohydrolase family protein, yielding MAALDPRDHRRDPDGETAGFADLAGSPSRADRDRIAVSPFFARLGGVTQVVSAGGSGLLHNRLTHSIKVAQVARAIAERINASADADLAQKLGGLDPDVVEAASLAHDLGHPPFGHLGERTLDRIARNRFGLADGFEGNAQTLRIITTTDVRGPSAAGLDLTSAVRAAVLKYPWARLHVPSPHPSTMGVPPRGAAEPDDAPGTGSSKFSAYVTELDDFAQARAPFAARIEYWQQTVEASVMDTADDIAYAIHDLQDFHRIGVLQHATVAAELGEWAEHRSELSRLDDATVSERSRRPGYSLERLRRRLHMKDSWIVDDDAFGEAVARVREALVEGLLGSAFDGSLDAEQATAAFSAQWTSRLVEGVSLIASPPPRSGHVTLNTAQWHEVQVLKFVHRRFVLLRPDLALHQRGQAALVSTLVDALEAWLGDRDEVFRLPRRLHDLVELAHGEYRELARTTPELLVGATGDRVDGPDAVRALARGRAVVDFVASLTDKQAVTLLDALSGRASQPWSDSFVL
- a CDS encoding DUF222 domain-containing protein, whose product is MSEPRRHSPYTGQPPSALLTADLSLLSADEHLNVIAAADEARSMAEAAYLRGVNGFAESIDDPREAVDLLAVERKISTVRADRDISLAHKLLHLLPSTFAALADGRLNRARVDMIDRATQGLSDETARAVDDAISRLAWLKNPQQLGYLLRRTILAIDPLGAARRRAAAKKNRNVSVENDYDGMATQHWHDTAENVLAVQDRIDTIAREFNHKGDPRSMDELRADILRDLLLGKYSSKTVAHVYVTGNASTILGLDNLPGTVRGHGAITADQLREIALGLQATWTGVLVDDGGFPKKMAEEKYRPSAALKEFVQLRDNTCTFPACDRVADKTDYDHLKPWNRNGPTDSDNGRCECRRHHRAKHSGRWKVEVGSDGEDIWTSATTLRSYSKAREPLVYAMPTSPITEDSEPS
- a CDS encoding response regulator, which codes for MVSTIGVLLVDDEQLIRAGLRAIVDSEPDLAVVGEAADGAEVPGLVAKLRPDVVLMDVRMADVDGITATAHLLSATEKPPKVIVVTTFENDDYVYDALRVGASGFVLKRARGEEIVGAIRTVHAGESLLFPAAIRRLAAGNSQPGGDRLARANLTEREREVLRLVASGLSNGEIASALFLGVQTVKTHVGNVLAKLGARDRTQAVIRAYESGFVTPAE
- a CDS encoding ABC1 kinase family protein, which codes for MLWPLVAASRRVLGVHIRASRALLGAGFGWLTAGGVLAAMPQDAIRNPKLFAALLIPVAGSAFLATLLFLFVAEFAAPSGEGIGLLGRLRSVRNRIGRARRYSQISRIAVRHGLGPYLTGRRDPGAARYAKLARSLRQALEESGVTFVKLGQLLSTRPDLLPPVFIDELSKLQDQVAQAPAAEVQQLLRDELGAPPEEVFAEFDPTPLAAASIAQVYRAKLRSGEEVVVKVQRPGVQQIVDRDLDIVRRVAASLDQRAKWAQALGVIDLAEGFAEALAEELDFRVEARNIAAVSAAYDSAEIGLPTVHKELSTDRVLVMRRLDGVPLAAAKNTVPAENRAALAKSLLDCLLRQVMLHGVFHADPHPGNVLLLADGRLGLLDFGSVGRLDSSLRGGLQNLLLALDRGDAAAMRDGLLEIVDRPDEIDERRLERALGALVAKHFHHGQAPDVEMFTDLFRVVAEFRLAVPAPVAAVFRALATMEGTLALLSPGFDIVVESRAFATARIGAGLRPDSLRRTVSDELMTLLPVIRRLPRRLDRIGSALEEGRLSVNVRLFSDERDRKVITGLVHELLLAFVGAATGLMAVLLLTSTGGPRVTANLTLNQAFGYNLLVISALVGLRLLFVVFRQHGPRTRAPR
- a CDS encoding EAL domain-containing protein: MGIAASVLENTVRFAFQPLYSLHSGGVVALEALARPDKGTARGMLATASREGRLTETDIALAAEAVKQEAEHHTLLPLHINLTAPSLAAPKHDFEPLLEALLNAGRRTREVVLEIGPPFSYLRADKALAGMQRLSELGFRLALDGLGQGDLPLGLLSTAPIDLLKLDRSVLRRLPDDPSAIAVVEALLHFTSRTHTRLVATGIETEEQLDAAGKLGVRIAQGHLFAPAGPELELAGLTGAAMPEPDQRLAPGPHTAPRVRDFLRPASTLPSTATCEDVREVLAAADGPSGIVGVDEHYRPQWSINRTRFLLAVTGPYGHALHAKRGAERLADAPHTIHAEASALEFLELVTDADWSRTGDDVIVVDDTGRCLGVVLVTEVVRGVAEVKVEEAAALSPLTRLPGSDTVARDVDRRIAQGEPFVAAWLDVDSFKTVNDTMGFAAGDDLIRALGRTLTELASRMRRMTVSHVGGDDFLVACDVDEIGTVAGTLLDTPWSAEGMPVTVSLATLVCGSRTIGSYREVSRLLAPLKKRAKAVPGSSWVLGRPGADRIEVMRGIGKQRDRRLTQPA
- the lepB gene encoding signal peptidase I, with the protein product MIVVTLVGLGLAGYGFVSMLGYQRLAYSGGAMGSTFTKTSMLLAKDTTEYRRGDIVIVDLGALTGQPTTPQGMGVTRIIGVAGDKIACCAEKGHIRVNGKEIVEPYATIPDLGQMEFETTVAPDSVFLAGDDRGAAADSRLSANESGGGSVKLSDLRGRVVATGNVMTPTMLEPTPVFADAGLGAKSDVDTELAGLRTLVMLGGIVAGVGVIGVLVFAVRAAGRRRKAAAGPPGR
- a CDS encoding lycopene cyclase family protein; translated protein: MPDVVIAGAGPAGWALASACARLGLDTTLVDPAPLKPWQATYGLWADEFPDVPVAASPSVTLAHGTTEHRLDRRYLVVDNAALRESLTDPRVDVRIGQVTGAAVGPRGATVTLREGGPIAAAVAVDATSHRRALSGGPVRCTEQTAYGVKLSAEEASRLVPEDTAVFMDWGSAGTFLYALPLGDGRVLVEETCLARRPGLPVEVLAGRLHARLAAAGIAVPDDVERVRIPLDLPRPRGLAFGVAAGLVHPATGYSLAASLQLAPFVASALADGLGVNPVAAVRAARDVIWSPRARAVHALRRYGLRALLRMPPDRLAEFFELFFRLPIKSQRAFTSGREDLTGTATMMAELFRTAPWAVRRLLIG